In Rhodopirellula islandica, the following proteins share a genomic window:
- a CDS encoding ABC transporter ATP-binding protein, translated as MKAAIETFGLTRYFHQHCVVEQLGFQVPTGKVTALLGLNGAGKTTTIRMMMGLLDPTRGRCETLGVDSRELTPAMLSRIGYMVEGHYLSSWMRVSQMERFSAEGHAHWDGDRYRSMVEHFGISSSQRIGSLSRGQRAGVSLAAVMAADPELLILDDPALGLDPVSRRALNETLVDFAAGETTDGCVRTVLLSTHLMDDVERIADEIAVMVGGRLLVQTSLDDFLDRVQRMAFTPLRSLSNLELESNLRQTIPGLVELRFVSGQCVVCIADVSDEVVESLARVAAGDVETLPTSLNDLVIAYLTTQRSESFAVSTSSLALADES; from the coding sequence ATGAAGGCGGCGATCGAGACGTTTGGTTTGACACGTTACTTCCACCAACACTGCGTGGTCGAACAGCTGGGGTTCCAGGTTCCCACCGGCAAGGTCACCGCCTTGCTGGGGCTCAATGGTGCCGGCAAAACCACCACCATTCGGATGATGATGGGGTTGCTGGATCCAACCCGTGGCCGCTGCGAGACGCTGGGCGTGGACAGTCGCGAACTGACGCCGGCCATGCTTTCACGGATTGGCTACATGGTCGAAGGGCACTACTTGTCGTCCTGGATGCGTGTGTCACAGATGGAACGCTTTTCGGCGGAAGGTCACGCTCATTGGGACGGTGATCGCTATCGATCGATGGTGGAACACTTTGGAATTTCATCCTCTCAGAGAATCGGTTCGCTCAGTCGTGGCCAGCGTGCTGGCGTCAGCCTGGCAGCCGTGATGGCCGCTGATCCGGAGTTGCTGATCCTGGATGACCCTGCACTCGGATTGGACCCCGTCAGCCGCCGTGCGCTCAATGAGACGCTGGTCGACTTTGCAGCTGGCGAAACGACCGACGGTTGCGTTCGAACGGTGTTGCTGAGCACGCATTTGATGGACGACGTGGAACGCATCGCCGATGAAATTGCCGTGATGGTGGGCGGACGATTGTTGGTGCAAACGTCCTTGGATGACTTCCTGGACCGGGTCCAGCGAATGGCATTCACGCCGCTCCGTTCGCTCTCCAATCTCGAACTGGAGTCGAACTTACGGCAAACGATTCCCGGATTGGTGGAACTGCGTTTCGTTTCCGGTCAGTGCGTGGTTTGCATCGCGGACGTGTCGGATGAGGTGGTCGAGTCGCTCGCACGAGTTGCTGCGGGCGATGTGGAAACGTTGCCAACCTCACTGAACGATCTGGTGATCGCGTACCTGACAACACAACGAAGTGAGTCGTTTGCAGTGTCCACTTCCTCACTTGCCTTGGCGGATGAATCATGA
- a CDS encoding ABC transporter permease yields MMLFWKEWREAIRTLPIAMVILAVVVYTEMPNRSTNPSNLPEALSRSLALWGSVYALVLGLLQTWGEQRTDVRGWLFSHPVARWQSYWSKTVAAFLVHFVAMLVPWTIAYVWLARVAPPTRPADPQMLIPGFWCYLAAFSFHPATVWMMARPSRWLGSKTVVLVPAIAVTALAYFAFMTFWATWAVALILGAVAFFVLAFPAIAQHTFVRQSNQPPLASDGTLASRLAGAGVIASVLVVGGVATAFVGVTMSNLVQPASDGMIESHRYMPDGRLVRTREKYIWDEELGGSEYKVQSASFASPQNSDADEVALTDRQIAELIQPASMSPMKPQDQHPPFRAIDTSTYHERAFGLTWFCHDDGYYLAYVDPSSVTADEPLLAMTLDRSGFGSTGQPFASHDPLSQYRMAILRFADSPWNKTVGLVDQDGIYEAMIKEQKMRVVAKMPIDEISFSPSLGDRGATALVLHDYELTLHAMESTEPGVPLPPAYERNDRNTAYAPMPTFALSRPTPITLPADWFAQPEMAVNSNWISHHYLDRGEDGFDLIREAYGSFVKSLHIDNAGQVVSQETYLIPRVPTQTPADALVATVAPPVFAVGFGGLSQRPWAADSSVVISQPWLFNLALSLGALAHGGLAWWLTNLACRRRALSTRCSVAWKCFSLLAGWITPLAVLSVHPRIAQTSCHECDRLIRVDSEHCPHCAANWCPPQKTGIEVFSRST; encoded by the coding sequence ATGATGTTGTTTTGGAAGGAATGGCGGGAAGCGATCCGAACGCTACCGATCGCCATGGTGATTTTGGCGGTGGTGGTCTACACCGAAATGCCAAACCGTTCTACCAATCCCTCGAATCTGCCGGAGGCCCTCAGTCGCTCTCTCGCGCTGTGGGGATCCGTCTATGCGTTGGTATTGGGATTGTTGCAAACGTGGGGAGAGCAGCGAACCGATGTTCGCGGTTGGTTGTTTTCACATCCCGTCGCGCGTTGGCAGTCCTACTGGAGCAAAACGGTCGCTGCCTTTTTGGTTCACTTCGTTGCAATGCTGGTGCCTTGGACAATCGCCTACGTTTGGCTGGCGCGGGTCGCCCCCCCGACTCGGCCAGCCGACCCGCAAATGTTGATTCCCGGATTTTGGTGCTACCTCGCCGCGTTTTCGTTTCATCCCGCAACGGTCTGGATGATGGCTCGCCCTTCGCGATGGCTGGGTTCCAAAACAGTGGTCCTGGTCCCGGCGATCGCGGTGACCGCCCTCGCTTACTTCGCATTCATGACGTTCTGGGCGACGTGGGCGGTGGCGTTGATCCTGGGCGCGGTCGCATTCTTCGTGCTGGCATTTCCCGCGATCGCGCAGCACACGTTCGTTCGGCAATCCAACCAGCCGCCGCTCGCATCCGACGGCACGCTTGCGTCGCGATTGGCAGGTGCGGGGGTGATCGCATCGGTGCTGGTGGTTGGTGGCGTGGCAACCGCATTCGTCGGCGTGACGATGTCAAACCTCGTGCAGCCCGCGAGCGATGGAATGATCGAGAGTCATCGGTACATGCCCGACGGACGTTTGGTAAGGACACGCGAAAAATACATCTGGGACGAGGAGCTTGGTGGATCGGAATACAAAGTCCAATCCGCGTCTTTTGCTTCGCCGCAAAACAGCGACGCAGACGAGGTCGCGCTGACCGATCGTCAGATTGCGGAACTGATTCAACCCGCCTCCATGTCGCCAATGAAGCCTCAGGATCAACACCCGCCATTCCGAGCCATCGACACCAGCACCTACCACGAACGTGCGTTTGGATTGACTTGGTTTTGTCACGACGATGGCTACTACCTAGCGTATGTCGATCCAAGCTCCGTCACAGCCGACGAACCGTTGCTGGCAATGACACTCGATCGCAGTGGTTTCGGGTCAACCGGCCAGCCATTTGCAAGTCACGATCCGTTGAGTCAGTACCGCATGGCAATCTTGCGATTTGCAGACAGTCCCTGGAACAAGACGGTTGGCTTGGTGGACCAAGACGGGATTTACGAGGCGATGATCAAGGAGCAGAAAATGCGCGTCGTCGCAAAAATGCCGATCGATGAAATCAGCTTTTCACCAAGCTTGGGTGATCGCGGTGCAACCGCACTGGTGCTTCACGACTACGAGTTGACGCTGCACGCGATGGAAAGCACCGAGCCAGGAGTTCCCTTGCCACCTGCCTACGAACGGAACGATCGGAACACCGCCTACGCTCCGATGCCGACGTTCGCGCTGAGCCGACCGACGCCAATCACTTTGCCGGCGGACTGGTTTGCACAACCGGAAATGGCGGTGAACTCGAATTGGATCTCGCATCATTACCTGGACCGTGGCGAGGACGGTTTCGATTTGATTCGGGAAGCCTACGGCTCGTTTGTGAAGTCATTGCACATCGACAATGCTGGGCAGGTCGTCTCGCAAGAAACCTACCTCATTCCTCGGGTTCCAACTCAAACGCCCGCGGACGCACTCGTTGCGACGGTGGCTCCCCCGGTGTTCGCTGTTGGCTTCGGTGGGCTGTCGCAACGGCCTTGGGCGGCAGATTCTTCGGTCGTGATTTCGCAGCCATGGTTGTTCAATTTGGCCCTTTCACTGGGCGCATTGGCACACGGCGGGTTGGCCTGGTGGTTGACCAATCTGGCCTGTCGTCGGCGAGCGTTGTCAACGCGATGTTCCGTCGCCTGGAAGTGCTTTTCTTTGCTCGCCGGTTGGATCACTCCACTGGCGGTGCTGAGCGTTCACCCACGCATCGCCCAGACGAGTTGCCACGAATGCGACCGCTTGATTCGCGTCGATTCGGAGCACTGCCCGCACTGTGCCGCCAATTGGTGCCCACCTCAAAAAACCGGCATCGAGGTGTTCTCTCGCTCGACCTGA
- a CDS encoding DEAD/DEAH box helicase, whose amino-acid sequence MIAIDFHGGTLRLRGWRDVGWSQASVAGRMGGIPLVFDDRDDCFRCDAMWAGKLQAHLRKWDQEHFEIDSSSWWRWEAGPDPDWQPSLHDQRNIQLRPDQNQAVSDFESGGQCGLLVMPTGTGKTVVAMECILRSRCSVLIVVPVRDLMYQWHEKIREATGVDAGLIGDGVHRVSPISIATYDSAAIHMPRIGDRFKMLVFDEVHHLSGAWRGDAARMSTATIRMGLTATLPTDESRLQALHTLVGPTLHQQTIGQAKGKTLAEYRVHRIAVSLNESERNAYRGLSETVQEFVAEQRELDPTFRWEDIHKLSAAVDSEPERSLAAQKAMRAYRAKQKIEDQAEAKMRTLEDLFRLHNGQPVIVFTGTNVMARAVSMRFMVPCLLSHCAKKERREVLQRFADGRYPVLVANRVLDEGVDLPEVKTAIVLGGLSSQRQAIQRLGRVLRRGSRKETAVLYEIVADGTNEVKRSRTRRRNDAYRKTS is encoded by the coding sequence TTGATTGCAATTGATTTTCATGGGGGCACTTTGCGACTGCGTGGCTGGCGGGACGTCGGTTGGTCGCAAGCGTCGGTTGCCGGCCGAATGGGAGGGATCCCATTGGTCTTCGATGATCGTGACGATTGCTTTCGTTGCGATGCGATGTGGGCGGGCAAGTTGCAGGCTCACCTGCGAAAATGGGATCAAGAGCATTTCGAAATTGATTCGTCTTCGTGGTGGCGATGGGAGGCTGGACCGGATCCGGATTGGCAGCCAAGCTTGCACGACCAACGAAACATTCAATTGCGTCCGGACCAGAATCAAGCGGTCAGTGATTTTGAATCGGGCGGGCAATGTGGTCTGCTGGTCATGCCGACAGGGACAGGCAAAACCGTGGTGGCAATGGAATGCATCCTGCGATCCCGATGCAGCGTCTTGATCGTCGTTCCCGTGCGTGACCTGATGTATCAGTGGCACGAAAAAATTCGCGAGGCAACGGGTGTCGACGCGGGCCTGATCGGCGATGGCGTGCATCGCGTGTCCCCCATCAGCATTGCAACCTATGACTCGGCGGCGATTCACATGCCGCGAATCGGTGACCGTTTCAAGATGCTGGTTTTCGATGAGGTGCACCATTTGTCAGGTGCCTGGCGCGGCGACGCCGCACGAATGTCGACCGCGACGATTCGCATGGGATTGACCGCAACCTTGCCGACGGATGAATCACGATTGCAAGCCTTGCACACGCTGGTCGGCCCGACACTGCACCAGCAAACGATTGGGCAAGCCAAAGGGAAAACACTGGCAGAGTACCGTGTTCACCGGATTGCGGTCTCGTTGAACGAGTCGGAACGGAACGCCTATCGTGGCCTTTCCGAAACAGTGCAAGAGTTTGTGGCGGAGCAACGAGAATTGGACCCAACCTTTCGCTGGGAAGACATTCACAAATTGTCGGCGGCGGTGGACAGCGAACCGGAACGTTCCCTCGCGGCACAAAAGGCGATGCGTGCTTATCGTGCCAAGCAAAAAATCGAGGACCAAGCGGAAGCCAAAATGCGCACACTGGAAGACCTGTTCCGACTCCACAACGGCCAGCCCGTGATCGTTTTCACAGGCACCAACGTGATGGCCCGAGCGGTCTCGATGCGGTTCATGGTCCCTTGCCTGCTGTCACACTGCGCGAAAAAGGAACGCCGCGAAGTGCTGCAACGATTCGCCGACGGACGCTACCCGGTGCTGGTGGCCAACCGAGTGCTGGACGAGGGAGTCGACCTACCCGAAGTGAAAACAGCCATCGTGCTGGGCGGGCTGTCCAGTCAGCGTCAGGCGATCCAGCGACTCGGACGCGTGCTTCGCAGGGGATCTCGAAAAGAAACCGCCGTGCTGTATGAAATCGTGGCGGATGGAACCAACGAAGTGAAACGCAGTCGAACACGGCGACGCAACGATGCCTATCGAAAGACAAGCTGA
- a CDS encoding GntR family transcriptional regulator, with protein sequence MLTIQITTGSDVPIFRQIVQQVRGGIAAGKLSVGDALPSVRGLAADLVVNHNTVAKAYSQLVRDGLIESQQGRGYFVTQRREIYTKSERVRRVALLVEPLVSEGTTLGFTPDEIVALVEKELGKLSGGKVSGGNATGKRGKRS encoded by the coding sequence ATGCTGACCATCCAGATCACAACCGGAAGCGACGTGCCGATCTTTCGGCAGATCGTTCAGCAGGTGCGTGGTGGGATCGCGGCGGGCAAACTGAGCGTGGGCGACGCGTTGCCCAGTGTGCGGGGGTTGGCAGCGGACTTGGTGGTCAACCACAACACCGTCGCCAAGGCGTACTCGCAACTGGTACGGGATGGGTTGATTGAAAGCCAGCAAGGCCGCGGCTACTTCGTAACGCAGCGACGCGAGATTTACACCAAATCCGAACGGGTTCGCCGGGTTGCCTTGCTGGTGGAACCGTTGGTCAGCGAAGGGACGACACTGGGGTTCACGCCCGACGAAATCGTGGCGTTGGTGGAAAAGGAACTGGGCAAGTTGAGCGGCGGGAAAGTGTCCGGCGGAAACGCCACTGGCAAACGAGGGAAACGTTCATGA
- a CDS encoding apiosidase-like domain-containing protein: protein MINQTLPLSVLLLFVAGVGTTGANAAESVTECQQWQEVQLDFTAEQGTGNPYTDVEAWVDFTHDDGTTIRRQMFWDGGNTFRVRFASPLSSGNWHWQSSDRDNDSGLHGKTGSFQAVESKTETPTVFTQHGFWSIPSGGRNLIHADGTARLLCADTAWALPWRATVDQVKTYAKDRQDKGYNAVLLMTVQPDLKTTGPRSRTEAKGFDVGFEDLPNGSLQKLNPDYFQTFDQLVDVLTSHGIAPVYQPVFHGYGWKGGGTAGNVVSAEDYARYCRYLVARYGARPAIWLVGGDGPAEKASIVEQLDAAGTEIEKWDAYQQPTGIHYSPHAKNRTHQDKAWLDFQWCQTGHGGEHLAERVADMWRNRPVKAVANGEPTYENIGRTGKGAGWWQGHEAWCNLTAGGTMGVVYGAGSLWQWRLDANEPGHANWCTAPGAGWREALDFEGSKYPGIAAKILEGLPLANMEPNWDCTYGRRGLLVPGKLFVLYLPEGGNSAILCQDVPRSYRVYDPKTGKVMAEGTLEDKPTAEAKSDSSGEPRVLVFTAD, encoded by the coding sequence ATGATAAATCAAACCTTGCCTTTATCCGTTTTGCTTCTTTTCGTTGCTGGTGTCGGCACGACCGGTGCCAATGCGGCAGAGTCGGTGACGGAGTGTCAGCAGTGGCAGGAAGTCCAACTCGACTTCACGGCAGAGCAGGGAACCGGGAATCCTTACACGGATGTGGAGGCTTGGGTTGATTTCACTCACGACGATGGGACGACCATCCGCCGTCAGATGTTTTGGGATGGTGGGAACACCTTTCGTGTTCGGTTTGCATCGCCACTTTCGTCAGGCAATTGGCATTGGCAGTCATCGGATCGCGACAACGATTCAGGACTGCATGGGAAAACCGGTTCCTTCCAAGCGGTCGAGTCAAAGACGGAAACACCCACTGTGTTCACACAGCATGGTTTTTGGAGCATTCCCTCAGGTGGCCGAAACCTGATCCATGCGGACGGGACTGCGAGACTGCTGTGTGCTGACACAGCTTGGGCGTTGCCTTGGCGAGCGACCGTTGATCAAGTGAAAACGTATGCTAAGGATCGGCAGGACAAAGGTTACAACGCCGTGTTGTTGATGACGGTCCAACCGGACCTGAAGACCACGGGCCCGCGTTCTCGTACGGAAGCCAAAGGTTTCGATGTCGGCTTTGAAGACCTGCCGAACGGGTCGCTACAAAAACTGAACCCGGACTACTTTCAGACGTTTGATCAATTGGTGGATGTGTTGACGTCTCATGGGATCGCACCGGTTTATCAACCTGTCTTTCATGGGTACGGATGGAAAGGTGGTGGCACGGCAGGCAATGTGGTCAGCGCCGAAGACTACGCTCGGTATTGCCGCTACCTCGTCGCTCGCTACGGAGCCCGCCCCGCGATTTGGTTGGTGGGAGGAGACGGTCCCGCCGAGAAAGCCTCCATCGTCGAGCAACTTGATGCCGCGGGAACGGAAATCGAGAAGTGGGATGCGTACCAACAGCCAACCGGAATTCACTATTCGCCCCATGCAAAGAATCGCACGCACCAAGACAAGGCGTGGTTGGATTTTCAGTGGTGCCAAACCGGGCACGGTGGCGAACACCTCGCTGAGCGAGTCGCGGACATGTGGCGGAATCGTCCTGTCAAAGCGGTCGCCAATGGCGAACCCACGTATGAGAACATCGGTCGTACCGGTAAAGGAGCGGGTTGGTGGCAGGGCCACGAAGCGTGGTGCAATCTGACCGCAGGCGGCACGATGGGGGTGGTCTACGGAGCCGGCAGTCTGTGGCAATGGCGGCTCGATGCCAACGAGCCCGGTCACGCAAATTGGTGCACCGCTCCGGGGGCAGGTTGGCGCGAAGCCCTCGACTTTGAAGGTTCCAAGTATCCCGGCATCGCAGCGAAAATCTTGGAGGGTTTGCCGCTTGCGAACATGGAGCCGAATTGGGACTGCACTTATGGACGACGTGGTCTGTTGGTGCCAGGGAAACTGTTCGTGTTGTATTTGCCAGAAGGCGGGAACTCGGCGATTCTCTGCCAGGACGTTCCGCGATCGTATCGGGTTTATGATCCGAAAACCGGAAAGGTCATGGCAGAGGGCACGCTCGAGGACAAGCCAACCGCTGAGGCCAAGAGTGACTCATCCGGTGAGCCTCGCGTGCTGGTGTTCACAGCGGACTGA